A segment of the Lolium perenne isolate Kyuss_39 chromosome 3, Kyuss_2.0, whole genome shotgun sequence genome:
ATGCGCTCCGTGGCCTGCTAGCGCGGCCGATATGACTTGGGCGATTGTGTGTTCTGATTCACGGGGCCTCGGAAGGCTCCCGATTAATTACGTCCGCGAGTCAACACCGCGGACCACCTCCGATTAAGCTGCTGCAATGGTCGTCGTCTTCAAGTCTTGTCTTCTCCATGCACTTGGCGTAGACGATGATGATGTGATGGTGAAGTGGAAAGCGGGACGGTACGTCCGTCGCCCCGGCGATGCTTAGCCATTCTCTCCGGCTTGTCgatgtccgatgatgaagatgtcTAGCCTCGTCAGCTCAGACAGATGGGCGGCCTTCGCCTCGTCGGTGCCAGGCCTAGTGGTGTCCGCCTCGTCGGTGTCGGACTTGATGTCCCGCCTTCGCCTCGTCGGTGCCCGGCAAGAAATGGTTTGCTTCATCGAAGAAAAGACAGTCAGTGGAGTGGCTTCGCCTCGTCGGTGCTAGGCCGATGTTGGGGAAGAGGGTCGATGTGGTTGTCGGAGTAGACATGAACGTCGTCGTGTGGCAGCGTGGCTTGATGACGATGATGAATGAACTTGGCGATGTAGATCTTGTGATGTTGGAGGTGTGCATGGGCCCATGGAGGCTTGGCAGGTAGTGGTCGTGTGACTCGACTGGCGTAGTCGGGTTGACGTAGACGAATGTCAGCGTGTCGATGTAGTTGTTGTCCTCACCACCTTGCTGGCGAGTCAATGAAGACGTTCTTCGTGTCGCCGTAGTTGGCGCCCTTGTCGGGGAGGGGTTGATGAAGATGTGTCAACGTGATGATGTGGTCTACGGCAGAAGCTCCGTTGGAGGCGATCGGTGCGTAGATGTGGAGCTTTCAGCGGGCGTGACGGAGCCGGCTCCTAGGCGTCCATGGCAAGGTGATCTCCGAATATTGGCGTCGTGACTTGGTCTGGTCAACATCATCTTGCATGGATCCATTCCATGCGTACCTGAAACCAACAAACATGCACGAAACAAAAATAATGATTGATTAGTTTAAACCTTAATCGGTGTGAATGATTATTAGAGAGGGCCATTGCGTCTATGCATCGGCTCCTTCTTCACATCTGGCAGATGGAATGAGCTGGTTCTTTTCATCTGGCGATGTCGATCTCTCATCGAGCCAGATGGAATGAGCTGGTTCTTTTCATCTGGCGATGTCGATCTCTCATCGAGCCGCTGATGAACATGGTCGCGCATGTTGGAAATAACCAAACCTTGTCCGGATTCAAATCTAGGCCGGCTGGTTGTTTCCATGTTTAGGTCGTTTAGGTAGTCTTAGTTGAGTCAGAGTTTAGCTTTTACTTTCCTAGTCGGTTTGGTAGTAGCTTTCTAGTTCTAGTCAAATACGTACAAGCTGGTTTTGCATGTAGTATATATGCACCACCAGGGAGTACCTCGATGTATCGATTCCTGAGTTGAGCAATAAAGAAAACAACAGGTGCGATACGCACCTGAGGCGATTAATAGTTTTGCCTTGTGTGCGTGACTAATTAGCTAGCTGAATCGATCCACCTACCAGGGTGCTAGCTGTTTTGAGCGTGCGTGCAACTCGACGGAAGTGCTCGTGTACGTACGTCGTCTTGCCGGACTATACTCGTCGGTAGAGGCTACGCCAACAGCGCAGGTGCCGCGCACCCGAGTCAAGGGTCAGGTTGCAGATGCGCGAAGGATCTCCATCACCCGACGCCTTCTTCATATGCCTGGGGGCAGCACATACGCACGCATGCGAACACGTTTCTGGTTCTTGTATCGAGGACATGTCGATCTCGTGTGGGCTTCCTATCGCCAGCGTTTTGGCCGACGGTGTGGAGCTCCATCGGTTGTCCTTCTCCATCCCGGCTCAGCGTCGAGGCTGTCGGCGCCGGTCTCCGTGAGCTTGCCGACCTCCGTCTTCAAGTTCGGGTGCACGCCGACGGGCTGCATATGGGAAGCTCCAGCGGCGATGTCCTCGACGACGGAGATGATCTTGGTCGCCGTAGACTGTGGTGAAGTGAAGGAGCAGGGCCTTCACGGCCACGGTCGACGTCGTCGGCACGATGGCTAGCTTGCCATGTCAGCGTCGCGGAGAGCTTCGCTTGATGTGCATCACTGCATGGCGTCGGGTCGCTGCCGGATGCGCCATGTCCCCGACATCCTCGAACGCCGGTGACCCTGCGTTCATCTTCACGTCGTGGGGCGCCTCGTCCGCTCCCTGGGTTCGTCTCCTTTTAGGCGCGCGTCATCCGCTGCCTTTAGTTTCTTGTGTGTTTCCGCGGCGGATTGCACCGTGTACGTACCTGCAGCTCCATACAACCAAAATGATTTTTATGGTGGCGTGGCCTCCATTTCTACAGCCGCCGGCATCACAAGACGGGTGGCGATGGGCGGCGTATGAGAATCCCCGGTGGCGGCGTCCTTGGCGATGGAGATGATCTTGTTCACCATGGACTCTGCGGGTGGCGTGGTGGAGCGAAGCTTCCACGGCCATGGTCGGCGTCGGCAGCGCCATCGCTAGCTTGTGTTGTCAACGATGCGGTGAGCTCCGCTGGACGTGCTCATGGCGCAACGTCGAGTCGCTGCCGGACACGCCGTGTCCGCGGCATCCTCGACCACCGGTGATCGGCACCCTCCGTCTTCACGTCGCGGGGCGAGCGCGCTGCCCCGGCTCTCTGGCCTTTTGTTAGGCGCGTCAGCCGCTGCCCAGTTTTCTCTCGCTCCTCTTTTCTCTAGCTGCTGGAGCCGCTCCGTCCTTTTTATAGACGAGCGCGCGCCCATGCCGAACTGAAAAGGACGCGCTGCGCGGGCGTCGTTCTCAGGTTGTTGTGCCGTTGCTCTATTTACGGCTTGGCTTGAGACGGGATTATCTCATCCAATATCTTGATCCATATCCATCAGTTCGGCCGTGTCAATTACTCAATTGGCGCCAGGCTGATGCGGGACGCGGGCGTACTGCAGCGGACACCTCCGATGCTCAAGGGGCGGCCAGGACGTGTACGCTGTACTCGTACACGCACATATACGTGCACATGATCTACAGCCAGACCATGCATGGAAAACTAGCAATCAAATGATCGATATGATTTAGTAGGTGCATGGATACAGCAAAATGTGCATGTATAGCCAACGTCCATTTGAATAAAAGATTAGCACAGGCAGGCACATACTTGTACGGCCGCCTTGTCATGCGTATTTAGACGTGTATTGCACACTCAAAATGCCACGTGATTTCCGTTTGCTTGGTACAAAATCACGTCGAACAAGTTTCTTACGAATGATGCCATTAATGCATGGGACAAGGACACTGCCGAATCCATCGTTCACGAGAAAGTGGCAACAGTTATCCAACAAATACCTATTAACATACAGGGTGGTGTGGAATTTTTGTACCTGCCACATGCAAATTTTGGTAGATATACTGTCGGATCTGCTAGATAACCTGGCATGAACTCAAACCTTCTTCACATCTAGAGGTACACTGGGTAGAGGAGGCAATTTGACTATATCAGATTAGACTAAGGAATTGAAATCGCTATGGTTGATATAAGTCCCAGGTAAAATGAAAATTATCATATGGATGATGGCCCATTATTGGTTACCTACTAGACTCCAATTCCAGAGACGGCATATACCGCGATGGTTGAATGCTTCTTCTGCTATAGGTCTAAAAGTTTTGAGCATCTCTTTATCTTTCTACCCCTTTGCTAGAGCTTTTTGGGATTCAATAACGGTAAACTACCTTGTAAAGCTTGAACAAAAGCCACTGATGACGGTGAAGCATTGGTTTTTTGAAACCCAAGACTGTGAGGCAAAAAGCCCCACGGTAATTTATTAATCCCAATTATCCAAACTTATACACACAAAAAAATATGTACAAAAAGCTaaagaaatataaaaataaaaaggctCTAAGGTAGAGACCTAATCCAAACTTATACACACCTTCTTCATCAACAGTCGAGCACAAGCTACACTTTTATCTTCTGTTCTTCTTGGATGTTGCGGTGTGGTGGGCGTGTTGTGCTTAATGTGGCGAGATGGTTGAGCGGAGTGTTTGCTCCTTGTCGATCTTTTGTGCAGTTCCTGGTGGGAGCAGCTCTAACGACTAACGATGAGGCATCCTCCGATTCAGGACGAGAGAACATAGTTCTCTCTTCAACCCTAGAGATATCTTGTTCGTGTGTTCATCTTCTGCTCCATCTTCAACGTCTCCTAGAGTATGGAGGAGGAGGGCATCGTCACTGTCAATCCATGCTTTATTTTTCTTACTTTCGATCTGTGGAGCACCCATCCGAACTTTATATCAGTTTAAAGTCGAGCACTTAAATGTCTTTTATATGTATACTAAAGAAAATCCTAGGGAGGAAACCCTAGctgccgcgcctcccaccccctcATCCCCTTGTCCCCTCCTCGTCCCCTTGTCCCCTTCGAATCGCTTTGGCGGCCGGCGTTGGCGGCGGCTGACCGACAAGGAGGGCTTGGGCGTGGTGCTGCCAGGTACCACGACGCCGCATCGGTAGTGCGGCGGACGGCATCGACTCTTCTTCAGGAGGATCTGCAGCGTTGGGGTGGGGTCTGGCCGGTGAGAACCGGCTCCGATTCGGTCGGAGCCGACGATGGTGGTGTCCTTGGGCGTCataaccttgttgaaggcatcgttGCTACAGATCCGACCTCAACCACTTTGTTCCGGGGGAAACCACAGATCTGGATACGGATCAGATGATGGCGGCACCTCTGGTGTCGTTTTCCTTCTTGAGGGCATCGTTCTGGAACAAGTGATACCTGGAGGAAGTCATCTGGCGGAGCGGTGTTCCATCTACTGCGCCGATGTTGGCGGGTCTCGGCGGCGTGGTGCATCGGAGCCTCGGAGACGGACGCAGCGTGATGGATGTGcgcaagatggtggtggtgtcgtctCGCGTCGTGGTGGCCGGCCTCGCAAGGTCATTGCATTGATCTCTCCTGAAGATGTGTATGCGGAAGACGGTGGCGGCAAGGACGTCTGGAGCGTGTATGATGGTACGCGCCGGGGTCTGCCGGACCGATTGTGCCACCTGCTCGTCATTGGGCGACTTATCGAGGCCTTCGGTTTTTTGATGATGCGTGTTGGTGTGATGTCAGGGTGTTAGCTCTGTTCATTGACCCCCCATCATCGGTGATGTAGGTTTAACGAGCTATCGTTACTTTTGGTGGCTTCGGTTCGCTCTATGTAATTATTCTTGTAAAGTGTTGTGAATAAATTAATAAAAAACCATGTGCATCTCTTGGATGCAAAAGGTGGGTGATATTtcaccatttcgaaaaaaaaatactAAAGGAAATCCAGGAGCCAACACTCGTCCGGTAGTCACCTCGTGTGTCTAGTGCTAGCAAACTTATTTTGCATTACTGTAGCGAATAAAATCTAGCGATAATGGAGACGCGCGTCGTGATAGCAATACGAAATTTTCCATTGAAAAATACACGGCATGTCGAAAGATACCGTACTCCCTCGTCAGGTGTCTATCGTCGAGCTGCCCCTGGGCGCCACCCGTAACCACTCGCGACAACTTCCACGGACCAgcacactagaataatcaaccaaTTCTCGCCACCGACGTCGACGTGGCCGGTGATTCACGCTGCTGACTTCTCTCGTCCCCCGAAGAAACTGCCGGCGCTGGGGAAGAAAAATTGCATATGCACACCGAGATCCGCGTTCAGCGCCGACCAAAAGTCTTTGAACGGTACACGTGCCCCTCGCCGGGCTGGGACGCCTGGCCGACGCGCCGCCCCACGCCACCGGAAGAACGCGCTCCCCGCGCATGACTCTGCACGGCGGAGTTACTTCTTTATCCAGAATGATGGCGATGGCCGGCGCGTGTCGGTAGCGCGTCGCCCGCCGGTATTTATACCCCAGAGCGTGCCCACTCCAAACTCAGTCTCTTGTACAATCAAGTCCTCTTAGATCGATCAGCAAGATAGCAACCAAAACGATCCCACCGATTACAGCCACTTGAAAGCTTGAAGATCTGCTAACTCGCCGGCGACAATGTCGAGCAACGGCCAGAAGCAGATGCAGAAGCCGCAGGCACCACCGGCGTCTCTGTCCGCGGGGCACGACGCGGAGATCAAGAAGGTGTTCTCCCGCTTCGACGCGGACGGGGACGGCAGGATCTCGCCGTCCGAGCTGGCCGCGGTGTCGCACGCCATAACGCCGCCGCCGAGCGAGTCCGCGGGCGGCCGGGAGGTGGGCGCGATGATGGAGGAGCTGGACGCCGACCGCGACGGGTACGTCGACCTGGGCGAGTTCACGGCCTTCCACGGCCGGGGCGGGCACGACCTGGACGCAGAACTGCGCGACGCCTTCGACGTCTACGACATCAACGGCGACGGCCGCATCTCGGTGGCGGAGCTGAGCAAGGTGCTGGGGCGGATCGGCGAGGGGTGCACCATCGAGGAGTGCGAGCGGATGGTCGCCTCCGTCGACGTGGACGGCGACGGGTGCGTCGGGttcgaggagttcaagaagatgaTGTCAAccgacgccgccgccggcgcaCAGCCCGAGGCCGGCGTCCCTAATGGCAAGCCCAAGAAGGAGTGATCCATGCGTGCTGCGCTTgtaaatactactacctccatcccaaagtttaaggtttatattatttttgaaaaatCAAATTATGTTAGattaatatcattagatagatcatgaaatatatttttacatggtggtatctacaaaatatcatatttgttgataAATCTTTCTAAAATTTTAGTCAAACTTTAGATGGTTtgatttttcaaaaaaatataagctttaagctttgagatggaggtagtaTGTTAGTAATATATATATCTTCAGCGTTTCGTTTCTACCCGTATTGGAAAAAGATATGCCGCAACGTGTCAGCCGTTCACCTGCTATTACAAGGAGTAAAGTTTGTTTTAAACCTAACGCGGACCTTTGTCTCATTGGTGCGATCCAACCCATAGATCCACCGTTTATAATTGCTTGAAGATTGACTCAAAGTATAGCAAAATTTTCTTACCAGTTTCGCTGCTATAATTGCTTGGAGATTGACGAAGGCAACCATGGGGAACGGGATCTCTGCTCCGACGCCTCTTCTCTCGGCGGTGACCTCCTGTGTGTCTCGGTTCGTTGGCGGGTTGT
Coding sequences within it:
- the LOC127341088 gene encoding probable calcium-binding protein CML16, whose protein sequence is MSSNGQKQMQKPQAPPASLSAGHDAEIKKVFSRFDADGDGRISPSELAAVSHAITPPPSESAGGREVGAMMEELDADRDGYVDLGEFTAFHGRGGHDLDAELRDAFDVYDINGDGRISVAELSKVLGRIGEGCTIEECERMVASVDVDGDGCVGFEEFKKMMSTDAAAGAQPEAGVPNGKPKKE